A genomic stretch from Dyella sp. M7H15-1 includes:
- a CDS encoding undecaprenyl-diphosphate phosphatase: MHDLINIILLGIVEGITEFLPISSTGHLLIAESFGLGARSELFNVGIQAGAILAITLIYWKRIWQLLTQWRAPANRAYLFKLSVAFLITCALGLVVTHFGFKLPETVTPIAWALVIGGFWMLGAEAMAARQVDCSEVTWRVAILVGIAQMVAGIFPGTSRSGATIFTAMLAGTSNRPAATEFSFLVGIPTMYAATAYELLKVFKQGGAAHEDWTALIVGFVVSLIVAFVAVKWLLGYIRTHRFTWFAWYRIALGAALLLLMPAGA, translated from the coding sequence GTGCATGACCTGATCAACATCATCCTGCTCGGCATTGTCGAGGGTATTACCGAATTCCTGCCGATCTCCAGTACCGGCCACCTGCTGATCGCCGAAAGTTTCGGGTTGGGTGCGCGTTCGGAACTGTTCAACGTGGGCATCCAGGCGGGGGCGATCCTGGCGATCACGCTGATCTACTGGAAGCGGATCTGGCAGTTGCTGACGCAGTGGCGGGCTCCGGCCAATCGCGCGTATCTGTTCAAACTGTCCGTGGCGTTCCTGATTACTTGCGCGCTCGGCCTGGTGGTCACGCACTTTGGCTTCAAGCTGCCGGAAACGGTGACGCCGATCGCGTGGGCGTTGGTGATCGGCGGTTTCTGGATGCTGGGTGCGGAGGCGATGGCGGCCAGACAGGTCGATTGCAGCGAGGTCACCTGGCGCGTGGCGATTCTGGTCGGCATCGCGCAGATGGTGGCGGGCATTTTTCCCGGCACCTCGCGCTCGGGTGCGACGATCTTCACAGCGATGCTGGCCGGCACCAGCAATCGGCCGGCGGCGACGGAGTTCTCGTTCCTGGTCGGCATTCCCACCATGTACGCGGCCACGGCTTACGAGTTGTTGAAGGTGTTCAAGCAGGGTGGCGCCGCGCACGAAGACTGGACGGCGCTGATCGTCGGATTCGTGGTGTCGCTGATCGTGGCGTTCGTGGCCGTGAAATGGCTGCTGGGCTACATCCGCACGCATCGCTTTACGTGGTTTGCTTGGTATCGCATTGCGCTGGGCGCGGCACTGTTGTTGCTGATGCCGGCGGGGGCTTGA
- a CDS encoding lysozyme inhibitor LprI family protein, with product MKKLFVLSVFILSLPNLAGAGVLCNGKTTHALEECAQSNFKLSDDQLNVFYKDFSSKLSRDQKALLVDAQREWIKYKESTCQAAYDATSPGEEAGIDKWTCLDEVTRARINELHYLDSGIGGDSFLHAVDVVAKLYEGGNRDRFIEKLSKQPASKDDQHWGAYVSKNCILAVQRLHEERNLCVARQNFYSYPLRCGHGPAICPTCDVMARSWAQSISPPITSSREMCGEMI from the coding sequence ATGAAAAAGCTCTTCGTTTTATCTGTTTTTATTCTGTCGCTTCCAAATCTAGCCGGCGCGGGAGTTCTTTGCAATGGCAAAACAACACATGCACTTGAAGAGTGCGCACAAAGTAACTTCAAATTATCTGATGATCAATTGAATGTTTTTTACAAAGATTTTTCATCCAAACTTTCGAGGGACCAAAAGGCGCTATTGGTGGATGCCCAGCGTGAATGGATCAAATATAAAGAGAGCACATGTCAAGCGGCCTATGATGCAACGTCGCCAGGCGAGGAAGCTGGGATTGATAAATGGACGTGCTTGGATGAGGTCACAAGGGCGCGCATAAATGAGCTTCATTATCTTGACTCTGGTATCGGAGGGGACAGCTTCTTACACGCGGTGGATGTGGTCGCAAAGCTGTATGAAGGCGGGAATAGAGATCGATTTATCGAGAAACTCTCCAAGCAACCGGCAAGTAAAGACGATCAACATTGGGGCGCATATGTAAGCAAAAACTGCATACTGGCCGTTCAGCGCTTACACGAAGAAAGGAATCTCTGCGTAGCTAGGCAAAACTTTTACAGCTATCCATTAAGATGCGGCCATGGACCAGCGATCTGCCCGACCTGCGACGTCATGGCTCGAAGTTGGGCACAGTCCATATCCCCTCCAATTACGTCAAGTCGGGAGATGTGTGGCGAGATGATATGA
- a CDS encoding M23 family metallopeptidase, with the protein MSFDEVMQRMLPEQQGKSAHITDHYGATNPIRNYRPHDGVDFNYTGGQNGLNLTHPTINSPVDGEVTFVGGQFGTIKIRDVEGYSHEILHTNDQSVQVGQRVASGGSIGTMGGRGPGGPTQFAQHVHYQIEDPQGKRINPQEWWNQREANTDSALALNPVKAWSYPFRAKDGRTEITGRQTFFGAFSQMDDGYFPIGVNGFPHGGVHFGAATAGSFDQADGVRCIADGEIVAYKLDDTYPKLHFTQDDHWAMYSTGFVLVRHTLALPSVPNSPVSASDTQTLYSLAMHMADWSTYLAEGALKRPGWWIGVEAFRIGNADRQRGGETKGARVRTEPKADTRGRYTAGALVGFLPEGSEVRIGEKHGPWGHIISISAGGMISPDSGGTFGGDDDLNGPWYAPGNDKTRPVTPRGDWGWIYLHEQHAVTAPTGVGSVVIPPEPIPIKAGTLLGQLGEYIDYERSTPLPPLPMRQLLHLEVFAGEDFKAFLDRSRARAAQLPAEQKTVLMVKAGTRFVASATPSDRQLADMYPSAFAEAKPTADSPSDGPWVKVQPMYRSPWGHHDIERDGSPVWIERDKLAQVTATTPAWSRFPLQVNAANGPTSDFIETHTRAELEGLDGRDRAVDDQGHRWWRFDVGTADGKSTTGWLSQNHPGSEWVSPWAWPGFEVVDATGIALTDAFQRNLVVTGSADWQEAGKYKEAVERVNASPLLRRLEQVLGKHVRKDTYGRELPKNKYSIVTARALQEAMRLPWLASEISHLILRYESEWSGNMGRWEAITPLMRHARQNWECEVQRIHKLQWWNEVKGKVAGFPDSPVVYHIHPIALVGNFEGACPESCKTKVVEFQTSEGIFQVSKRAFEFVLSTEDYRAHPYVPSGDQSSGVTVGYGYDLGQQTSATIASELSGIFSPEQITSLQQASGLHGDTARNLLPSLANISISRDMALRLAVVMKGRYAQYTVDAFPGVTKLHPHCQGALLSLVINRGPGLVDKPHQKTREQMRSIKSDIENSKTKDVPVQLRSMKSLWAGSGQGGLVERREQEAILFESGMTCNCWR; encoded by the coding sequence ATGAGTTTCGATGAAGTTATGCAGCGGATGCTGCCTGAGCAACAAGGCAAATCGGCCCACATCACGGATCACTATGGAGCAACCAATCCAATTCGTAACTACCGACCACACGATGGGGTCGACTTCAATTACACAGGTGGACAAAATGGTCTCAATCTAACGCATCCCACCATCAACTCGCCCGTTGACGGTGAGGTAACTTTCGTTGGCGGCCAATTCGGGACCATCAAGATTCGCGATGTCGAAGGCTACAGCCATGAGATCCTGCATACGAACGACCAGAGTGTGCAGGTGGGTCAGCGCGTTGCTTCTGGAGGCTCGATAGGCACCATGGGTGGCCGTGGTCCTGGCGGTCCAACTCAGTTCGCTCAGCACGTTCACTATCAAATAGAAGATCCACAAGGGAAGCGCATCAATCCACAAGAATGGTGGAATCAACGTGAGGCAAATACCGATTCGGCTTTGGCGCTCAATCCGGTCAAAGCTTGGAGCTATCCCTTCCGTGCCAAAGATGGCCGCACGGAAATTACCGGCCGGCAAACGTTCTTCGGCGCCTTTTCACAGATGGACGATGGTTACTTCCCCATAGGCGTTAATGGTTTTCCCCACGGCGGCGTGCACTTCGGCGCTGCGACCGCCGGCAGCTTCGATCAGGCCGATGGTGTGCGCTGCATCGCTGATGGCGAGATCGTCGCTTACAAACTCGATGACACCTATCCGAAGCTGCATTTCACGCAGGACGATCACTGGGCGATGTATTCAACCGGCTTCGTGCTGGTGCGGCACACCCTGGCGTTGCCGTCCGTGCCGAACAGTCCGGTGTCGGCCAGCGACACGCAAACGCTCTACAGCCTCGCCATGCATATGGCGGACTGGTCGACCTATCTGGCTGAGGGTGCGCTCAAGCGACCCGGATGGTGGATCGGCGTGGAGGCGTTTCGCATCGGCAATGCCGACCGGCAACGCGGTGGCGAGACCAAGGGCGCGCGAGTACGCACGGAGCCCAAGGCCGATACGCGCGGGCGTTACACCGCCGGAGCGTTGGTGGGCTTCCTGCCCGAGGGTAGTGAAGTTCGCATCGGCGAAAAGCACGGCCCCTGGGGTCACATCATCTCCATTAGCGCAGGCGGCATGATCAGCCCCGACAGTGGCGGCACATTCGGCGGCGACGACGATCTGAACGGGCCGTGGTACGCGCCCGGCAACGACAAAACCAGACCGGTCACGCCGCGCGGCGACTGGGGCTGGATTTACCTGCACGAACAGCATGCCGTTACGGCGCCGACCGGTGTCGGCAGCGTCGTCATTCCGCCGGAGCCCATTCCCATCAAAGCCGGCACATTGCTAGGCCAGCTCGGCGAGTACATCGACTACGAGCGATCCACGCCACTGCCGCCGCTGCCCATGCGCCAGTTGCTGCATCTGGAAGTGTTTGCGGGCGAGGACTTCAAAGCGTTCCTGGACAGGAGCCGGGCGCGCGCCGCACAGCTTCCCGCCGAGCAGAAGACCGTGCTGATGGTGAAGGCCGGCACGCGGTTCGTCGCCAGCGCGACACCCTCTGATCGGCAACTGGCCGACATGTATCCCTCCGCGTTTGCCGAGGCCAAACCCACCGCGGACAGCCCCAGCGACGGTCCTTGGGTCAAGGTCCAGCCGATGTACCGATCACCGTGGGGCCATCACGATATCGAGCGTGACGGATCGCCGGTCTGGATCGAGCGGGACAAGCTGGCGCAGGTCACTGCCACCACGCCGGCCTGGTCGCGATTTCCCCTGCAGGTTAACGCGGCGAACGGGCCGACCAGCGACTTTATCGAAACCCACACCCGTGCCGAGCTGGAGGGTCTCGATGGCCGCGACCGCGCCGTCGATGATCAGGGACATCGGTGGTGGCGCTTCGATGTGGGCACCGCCGATGGGAAATCCACCACCGGCTGGCTGAGCCAGAACCACCCGGGCAGCGAATGGGTCAGCCCATGGGCATGGCCGGGTTTTGAAGTCGTAGATGCAACCGGCATCGCCTTGACCGATGCGTTCCAGCGCAACCTCGTTGTCACCGGCTCGGCGGACTGGCAAGAAGCGGGGAAATACAAAGAGGCGGTGGAACGAGTCAATGCCAGCCCGCTGCTGCGCCGGCTGGAGCAGGTGCTGGGCAAACACGTCAGGAAGGATACCTACGGCCGCGAACTGCCCAAGAACAAGTACAGCATCGTCACCGCGCGCGCCTTGCAGGAAGCCATGCGCCTCCCGTGGCTCGCCAGCGAGATCAGCCACCTGATCCTGCGTTATGAAAGCGAATGGAGCGGCAACATGGGCCGATGGGAAGCGATCACGCCGTTGATGCGCCACGCGCGGCAGAACTGGGAGTGCGAGGTGCAACGCATTCACAAGTTGCAATGGTGGAACGAGGTGAAGGGCAAGGTGGCGGGATTTCCGGACAGCCCGGTGGTGTATCACATTCATCCGATTGCGTTGGTGGGGAATTTCGAAGGCGCATGCCCAGAAAGCTGCAAAACAAAAGTAGTCGAATTCCAGACTAGCGAAGGGATATTTCAAGTTTCGAAACGAGCATTCGAATTCGTGCTCTCCACAGAGGACTACAGAGCTCACCCATACGTTCCGTCCGGCGATCAATCGAGCGGCGTTACCGTTGGATACGGATACGATCTCGGTCAACAAACGTCTGCAACAATTGCCTCCGAGTTGAGCGGGATCTTCTCGCCTGAGCAAATCACAAGCCTTCAGCAAGCATCAGGACTACACGGCGACACTGCTAGGAATTTGCTACCTTCGTTAGCAAACATTTCGATTAGTCGAGACATGGCGCTTCGTCTGGCCGTGGTAATGAAGGGGAGATATGCACAATATACGGTAGATGCATTTCCTGGGGTGACAAAATTGCACCCTCATTGCCAAGGGGCGCTACTAAGTCTTGTAATAAATCGCGGCCCTGGGCTTGTCGACAAGCCGCACCAGAAAACTCGCGAACAAATGAGATCCATTAAATCCGATATCGAGAACAGTAAGACGAAAGACGTTCCTGTTCAATTGCGATCGATGAAGTCTCTATGGGCCGGCAGCGGTCAAGGCGGCTTAGTAGAACGTAGAGAACAAGAGGCCATTCTTTTTGAAAGTGGAATGACATGTAATTGTTGGAGATAG
- a CDS encoding IS5 family transposase (programmed frameshift), with translation MESSVTAAYRRHDISDEKWGLLEPHLPGQAGRWGRVAKDNRQFINAVFWILRTGAPWRDLPPEYGDWKNTHRRFCRWRDNGTWEGLLERVMDEPDFEWLMIDASHCKVHPHAAGARGGNQGIGPHKRGRNTKIHLAVDAHGMPVRILVTEGTRADCSQAAELIKDIPAEHLMADKGYDSDAIVEQAHEQGMQAHIPPRKNRKEPRDYDTYLYRHRHLVENAFLYLKQWRGVATRYAKNLSSFLAAVQIRCLVMWLRIL, from the exons ATGGAATCCTCTGTGACTGCAGCCTATCGACGCCATGACATCTCCGATGAAAAATGGGGTTTGCTTGAACCCCATTTGCCGGGTCAAGCGGGCCGATGGGGGCGTGTAGCCAAAGATAATCGGCAATTCATCAACGCAGTGTTCTGGATACTTCGCACCGGAGCGCCGTGGCGAGATTTACCACCCGAGTACGGCGATTGGAAGAATACCCATCGGCGCTTTTGTCGCTGGCGCGATAACGGCACATGGGAAGGTCTGTTGGAACGTGTGATGGATGAGCCGGACTTTGAGTGGCTGATGATCGATGCCAGTCACTGCAAGGTTCATCCTCATGCAGCGGGAGCTCGTGGCGGCAATCAGGGCATAGGTC CTCACAAAAGGGGGCGCAACACCAAGATACATTTGGCCGTGGATGCGCATGGTATGCCAGTCCGAATTCTTGTTACAGAGGGTACCCGGGCAGATTGTTCGCAGGCCGCGGAACTGATCAAAGACATTCCTGCTGAGCATCTCATGGCCGACAAAGGTTATGACAGTGATGCCATTGTTGAGCAGGCTCATGAGCAAGGCATGCAGGCGCATATTCCGCCACGTAAAAACCGAAAAGAGCCGCGCGACTACGACACGTACCTGTATCGTCATCGCCACCTGGTTGAGAATGCGTTTTTGTACCTGAAACAGTGGCGTGGTGTGGCGACACGCTACGCGAAGAATCTGTCCTCTTTCCTTGCCGCTGTGCAAATTCGCTGCCTCGTCATGTGGCTCAGAATCTTATGA
- the rhuM gene encoding RhuM family protein, whose protein sequence is MRRTAASHPRYPRLRETLYQELRDLFKASSSDYDGSAQTAKTFFATIQNKLVFAVTGQTAAAWKKRRWRNKRPPKILRATFTKVRCKRTRKTPRAAPVNTSPHAR, encoded by the coding sequence TTGCGACGAACTGCTGCATCGCATCCGCGATATCCGCGGCTCCGAGAAACGCTCTACCAGGAGCTGCGCGATCTGTTCAAAGCCAGCAGCAGCGATTACGACGGCAGCGCGCAAACGGCCAAGACCTTCTTCGCCACCATCCAGAATAAGCTGGTCTTTGCTGTCACCGGCCAGACCGCCGCCGCTTGGAAGAAGCGCAGGTGGCGGAACAAGAGGCCTCCGAAGATCTTAAGGGCGACCTTTACGAAGGTCCGCTGCAAAAGAACGCGGAAGACACCAAGAGCGGCGCCGGTAAATACTTCACCCCACGCGCGCTGA
- a CDS encoding lytic transglycosylase domain-containing protein, translating to MLGKHVKKDTYGRELPKNKYSIVTARALQEAMRLPWLASEISQLILRYESEWSGNMGRWKAITPLMRHARQNWECEVQRIHKLQWWNEVKGKVAGFPDSPVVYHIHPIALVGNFSSPCKCINYDAILVKRAAPAYRDSQIVTHSHYRLSIDTKPGRLAGNSRRAGDASKQVQMQVIDILVEKARAHRLSREDIAMVLAMTRHESGFNPDAAAGTTSASGLGQFVDQTATAYGIRTDEQRFDAEQGAEAMVEHYLENKRLAQNGGAKGRNLFIDIYAYHHDGPSLAYGGRQISESSVMPWFDTIVANICADIAD from the coding sequence GTGCTGGGCAAACACGTCAAGAAGGATACCTACGGCCGCGAACTGCCCAAGAACAAGTACAGCATCGTCACCGCGCGCGCCTTGCAGGAGGCCATGCGCCTCCCGTGGCTCGCCAGCGAGATCAGCCAGCTGATCCTGCGTTATGAAAGCGAATGGAGCGGCAACATGGGCCGATGGAAAGCGATCACGCCGTTGATGCGCCACGCGCGGCAGAACTGGGAGTGCGAGGTGCAACGCATTCACAAGTTGCAATGGTGGAACGAGGTGAAGGGCAAGGTGGCGGGATTTCCGGATAGTCCGGTGGTGTATCACATTCATCCGATTGCGTTGGTGGGGAATTTCTCGTCACCATGCAAATGCATTAACTACGATGCAATACTAGTTAAAAGAGCCGCACCAGCATATCGTGATAGTCAGATTGTTACTCACAGCCACTACCGTCTTTCCATAGACACGAAACCTGGACGATTAGCCGGTAATAGTAGGCGGGCGGGAGACGCAAGCAAACAAGTTCAGATGCAAGTAATCGACATTCTTGTTGAAAAAGCTCGGGCGCACCGTCTCAGTCGAGAAGATATTGCCATGGTTCTCGCAATGACGAGACATGAATCTGGATTCAACCCCGATGCGGCCGCTGGTACAACGTCGGCGTCTGGACTTGGGCAGTTCGTCGACCAAACCGCTACCGCTTACGGAATCAGGACAGATGAGCAGCGCTTTGACGCCGAACAAGGAGCAGAGGCAATGGTCGAGCATTACCTTGAAAATAAGAGGTTGGCTCAGAATGGAGGTGCAAAGGGACGAAATTTATTCATAGATATATATGCCTACCATCACGATGGCCCATCATTAGCATACGGCGGTCGACAAATATCAGAATCAAGTGTAATGCCTTGGTTCGACACCATCGTGGCTAACATTTGCGCCGACATAGCGGATTGA
- a CDS encoding N-6 DNA methylase, which yields MQKNAEDTKSGAGKYFTPRALIQAMVECVQPEPKKTVAGPCLRHRRLLFSGRARMA from the coding sequence CTGCAAAAGAACGCGGAAGACACCAAGAGCGGCGCCGGTAAATACTTCACCCCACGCGCGCTGATCCAGGCCATGGTCGAATGCGTGCAACCGGAGCCGAAGAAAACGGTGGCAGGACCCTGCCTGCGGCACCGGCGGCTTCTTTTTTCTGGGCGTGCACGAATGGCTTAA
- the glnA gene encoding type I glutamate--ammonia ligase encodes MSTKKVLDLIQEHEVEFVDLRFADMLGKHHHVTFPAHAIDDSTFEDGKMFDGSSISGWKGINESDMVLLPDPDTAYLDPFSSHTQLVLHCDVLEPSTMQAYGRDPRSIAKRAEAYLKSTGVADTAFFGPEPEFFIFDSVRWQNDMGRVFYEIESQEAAWSSRFKYDEGNSGHRPGVKGGYFPVSPVDSLGDLRADMCKVLESLGQVVEVHHHEVANAGQCEIGTKFNTLVRKADELMTMKYVIKNVAHQNDKTVTFMPKPIVGDNGSGMHVHQSLAKEGKNLFSGDLYGGLSQTALWYIGGIFKHAKAINAFANSTTNSYKRLVPGFEAPVMLAYSARNRSASCRIPFVSNPKGRRIELRFPDPMQSGYLTFTALMMAGLDGILNKIDPGAPADKDLYDLPPEEEKNIPQVCSSLDAALEALDKDRDFLKAGGVFTDDFIDAYIELKMQEVTRYRASTHPLEFQMYYAM; translated from the coding sequence ATGTCCACCAAGAAAGTGCTCGACCTGATCCAGGAACATGAGGTCGAGTTCGTCGACCTGCGTTTTGCCGACATGCTCGGCAAGCACCACCACGTGACCTTCCCCGCCCACGCCATCGACGACTCCACCTTCGAAGACGGCAAAATGTTCGACGGCTCCTCGATCTCGGGCTGGAAAGGCATCAACGAGTCGGACATGGTGCTGCTTCCCGATCCGGACACCGCCTACCTCGATCCGTTCAGCTCCCACACCCAGCTGGTCCTGCATTGCGACGTGCTGGAGCCGAGCACCATGCAGGCCTACGGCCGCGATCCGCGCTCCATCGCCAAGCGCGCCGAGGCGTACCTGAAGTCCACCGGCGTGGCCGACACCGCTTTCTTTGGTCCGGAGCCGGAATTCTTCATCTTCGATTCGGTGCGCTGGCAGAACGACATGGGTCGCGTGTTCTATGAAATCGAATCGCAGGAAGCCGCGTGGAGCTCGCGCTTCAAGTACGACGAAGGCAACAGCGGCCATCGTCCGGGCGTGAAGGGCGGCTACTTCCCGGTCAGCCCGGTCGACTCGCTGGGCGACCTGCGCGCCGACATGTGCAAAGTGCTGGAGTCACTCGGCCAGGTGGTGGAAGTGCATCACCACGAAGTGGCCAACGCCGGGCAGTGCGAAATCGGCACCAAGTTCAACACGCTGGTGAGGAAGGCCGACGAACTGATGACGATGAAGTACGTCATCAAGAACGTTGCCCACCAGAACGACAAGACCGTCACCTTCATGCCCAAGCCGATCGTCGGCGACAACGGCAGCGGCATGCACGTGCATCAGTCGCTGGCGAAGGAAGGTAAGAACCTGTTCTCCGGTGATCTCTACGGTGGCCTGTCGCAGACCGCGCTGTGGTACATCGGCGGCATCTTCAAGCACGCCAAGGCCATCAACGCCTTCGCCAACTCCACCACCAACAGTTACAAGCGCCTGGTGCCGGGCTTCGAAGCACCGGTGATGCTGGCCTACTCCGCGCGCAATCGCTCGGCGAGCTGCCGCATTCCGTTCGTGTCGAACCCGAAGGGCCGTCGCATCGAGCTGCGCTTCCCCGACCCGATGCAGTCGGGCTATCTCACCTTCACCGCGCTGATGATGGCCGGCCTCGACGGCATCCTCAACAAGATCGATCCGGGTGCGCCGGCCGACAAGGATCTCTACGATCTGCCGCCGGAAGAGGAAAAGAACATTCCGCAAGTGTGCTCCAGCCTCGACGCCGCACTGGAAGCGCTGGACAAGGACCGCGACTTCCTCAAGGCCGGCGGTGTGTTCACCGACGACTTCATCGATGCCTACATCGAACTGAAGATGCAGGAAGTCACCCGCTACCGCGCCAGCACGCATCCGCTGGAATTCCAGATGTATTACGCGATGTGA
- a CDS encoding DUF4160 domain-containing protein: MYLIDNKHHHAPHIHARYAEFEASVSISEGEILAGELPKKQLRLVQAWIELHRDELIADWELAISGESPYKIAPL; this comes from the coding sequence ATGTATCTGATCGATAACAAGCATCACCATGCACCTCACATCCACGCGAGGTATGCGGAGTTTGAAGCATCGGTCTCCATCTCCGAAGGCGAGATCCTCGCAGGCGAACTTCCAAAAAAGCAGCTTCGACTCGTTCAGGCGTGGATAGAGTTGCACCGCGACGAGCTGATTGCTGATTGGGAGCTGGCGATTAGTGGCGAAAGCCCGTACAAGATCGCTCCACTTTGA
- a CDS encoding DUF2442 domain-containing protein, translating into MYWDVKKVKPLDDYRLFVELEDGRIGIFDVKPYLNHDAFKELQNRDYFNQVGILFGAVTWPHEQDIAPETLLAELQPCDASAA; encoded by the coding sequence ATGTATTGGGACGTCAAAAAAGTAAAACCGCTCGATGATTACAGGCTTTTTGTAGAGCTCGAAGACGGCAGAATCGGAATCTTTGACGTGAAGCCTTATCTGAATCACGATGCGTTCAAAGAGCTTCAGAACAGGGATTACTTCAATCAAGTTGGCATTTTATTTGGCGCCGTTACGTGGCCGCACGAACAAGATATCGCTCCGGAAACACTCCTGGCTGAGTTGCAGCCTTGTGATGCCTCGGCTGCGTAA